DNA sequence from the Amycolatopsis sp. Hca4 genome:
GCCCTTGATCCGCCGCGGCGGGTCGAGGGTGGCGATCTCCCCGAACCGGCCGCCGTGCAGGCCGGCCACGCCGGGCACGGCCAGCACGGCGGCGGCGATCCGGGCGGCGTCGGGCTCGGGGGTCACTGCACCCGGCCGGTGTCGGTGTTGTCGCCTTCGTCGTCCGACGGCAGGTGCAGGTCGCCGACGTGGATGTTCACCTCGACGACCTCCAGGCCGGTCATCTGCTCGACCGCGGTGATCACGTTGCGGCGCACCGAACGCGAGAGGTCGGCGATCGAGACGCCGTACTCGACGACCAGCTGCAGGTCGACGGCGGCCTGCTTCTCCCCCACCTCGACCGACACGCCCTGGCCCGCCGAGGCGGTCGCGCCCGGGATCCGCTCCCGGATCGCCGAGAACGCCCGCGCCGCACCCCCGCCGAGTGCGTGCACACCGGGGATTTCGCGGGTGGCCAGGCCGGCGATCTTCTGCACCACGACGTCGGAGATCGACGTCGAGCCCTGGGCGCTCACCAGCGCGCCCTCGGTCTTCGCGGCGGGCTGGGACGAAGAGGTCTGCGCGGGAACCTTGGTGGCAGCAGCGGTCATCGTGGTGTCTCCTTCGCACGGATCGGATGTCTTGCGGTGGCAGAGGAACCGACTTCGATTGTTTCCTCCACACCGGACAGACAGCCGAGCGGGAAGATCGTCACGACCCGATCGTGTGAAGCACGCCACTCACCCCGCAGGTGCGCTCGCGCCGGGGCCGAACCAGTCGAGGCAGACGACCATGGCGTCGTCGGTCGTCCCCCCGGCCGCGCGGCGGAGGGCCAGGTCGGCCAGCACGGCGCCCGGAACCTGCGCCGCCGGGAGTTCGGCGGTGTCGGTGACCGCGCGGGCGAGGCCGGCGTCGCCGTACAGGTCGCCGGTGGGGCCCATGACGTCGTAGACGCCGTCGCTGACGAAGACCAGCCGGTCGCCGGGCCTGGCTTGCAGGCGCTGCGTGAGGTAGTCGGTGTCGCCGAAGGCGCCCAGGGGCAGCTGCTCGTCGAAGGACACGCGGCGGGCATCGCCGTCACGCAGCAGCCACACGCGCGGGGAACCGGTGTCGACGACGTCCAGCGCGCCGGTCGCCAGGTCGAGCTGCAGCAGCAGGGCGGTGACGTACTCGCGGCCGTCGTAGTGGCCGTGCAGGGCCTGGTCGGTGAGTTCGGCTTGGGCGGTCAGGGGCACGCCGGCGCGGCGGGCGTTGCGCATGGCGTTGACGGCGAGGTGGGTGACCATGGCGGCGTCGACGCCGTGTCCCGTGCCGTTGACCAGCGTCACGGTCAGCGACCTGGCCGTCGCCGACCAGTCGAAGCTGTCGCCGTGGACGGCGTAAGCGGGCTCGAGCTGCCCGCCGAGCGCGAACTCGGGCCGGGTGCAGGAGCGTCCCGGCAGCAGCTGCCACTGCATCTCCGCGGCCAGGGTGAGCCGGCTGGTCCGTCGCGCCTGCAGGTAGAGGTCGGTGTCCCGGCCGGCGACCAGGAGCTCGTGGGCGAGTGCTCCGGCGATCCGGGACAGTTCGAGCTGCACCGCCGGGTCCGGTGCGGTCGCGAAGGTGACCGCCAGGACACCCAGGCGGTCACCGCGCACCGAGACCGGGACGTGCGCGGTGACCGTGCTCGCGGTCTTTTCGAACCTCACCTGCTGACCGGTGAACGCCACGCCCGGCGCGGTCCCCCGCACCGGCACGGGATCCCTGCTGTAGGGAAGGTCCGCCACCGGCTGCAGCTCGGTCATGCCGTAGTCGGCGAGCAGCAGTTCGACGGCCTGGGCGTCCCATCCCGCGGTCAGCACGGCTCGCAGCACCGCGAGCAGTTCGTGCGGCGCGGCTTCGCGCAGCAGCCGGTCGACCGCCGTCGTCTTCACCGCGGTGTCCTCCTCGGAGCCCGAGGCTGGCGGGGCTCCTGTCGATGTCGGCCCGAACCGGCTCTTCGGAAAGGCCGAAGATCGCTCGTGGCGCTGCCGGACGGGGATTGAGGTGCGAAAATCGGGTCTGTGGACCGGTCGACACGTTGGCAGGCTGACGCAGCCGCGGCCGAGCCCGCCGACCTGGTCGACTCGTTCGGGTTCCTGTGGGATTACGCCCGTCAGGTCTCCGAGGACTCGTTACCGGCCTCGCAGTTCCGGGTCCTGGTGGTGCTCGACCGCCACGAAGGCATCAACCTGAGCTCGCTGGCCGAGCAGCTCGGGACCACGCCGCCCTTGGCCAGCCGCCTGTGCGACCGCCTCCAGGCCGCCGGATTCGTCGAACGCACGCTCAGCAAGCACAGTCGCCGCGAGTTGTCCTTGCGGCTGGGTGAACGCGGACGGGCTCACCTGAACCGGGTGCGGGCGCGCCGGAAGAAGCACATCGCGACTGTGCTCGCCGCGCTGCCTCCCGAAGCACGCGAGGCTCTGTCCGCCGGGCTGAGCGCGTTTCGCGCCGCCGCTCGCCGCGGACGAGGGGTAGATTCCTGACCACGCGGACACCGTACGACAACTGTTGTCATGTGACAACAGTCGGCGGTGGATCGCCACGCGGTGGTGTCGTTCCGAGCCGGAGGCCGCTCCGATCGGGTGAGAGCGCACGATAGGCTGCGTCGACGGCTCGACCTAGGGATGCCACAGTGAACGCGGTGAACCGTTCGCGCAGGACACGCGCTGCCGACCAGGTGGCCGAGGCCGTGTCCGACACCGCGGAGCTGCTCGAAATCCTGTTCGAGCGGGCCCGTGACGCTTCTCCCCGGCCGCTGTCGGTGTCGCAGGTGCGAGCGGTCGTCGCGCTCGACCGCTACGAAGGGCTGAACCTGCGGACACTGGCGGAACTGCTCGGCTCCACCCCGCCGCTGGCCAGCAGGCTGTGCGACCGCCTGGAAGCCGTGGGCTTCGTCGAACGGCTCCCCCATTCCCGGAACCGCCGCGAGCTGGTCCTGCGCCTCAGCGACAGCGGCCGGGCCTACCTGCAGGACCTGCGGGCACGTCGCCGGGAAAGCCTGCACGGCGTTCTCGCCGCGCTGACCGCCGAGGAACGAGACGCCCTCGCCACCGGGCTGCGCGCGTTCCAGGCCGCAGCCAATCGTGATCTGACCGAGGATGACAACCGCGCGGCGGGACTCTAGGCTCACTGTTGTCATATGACAACTGACGTGGTGGTCGCCCGCCGTGCCAGGTCGTTCTGAGGTCGCGGTTCAGCCGTCAGCCGTGGCGTGCAGCACGCCGTCGTCGTTCCCGGTCGACAGAACCGGCTTTCCCTCGGAGCACAGCTCATGAAACCTGGGCACCCGCCGATGCCGGCGGCCGCCGTGCGATCGATCGGCGACATCGCGGTCCTCGAAGTGGGCGGCGACGTGGATCACGTCGTGCGGTCGACGCTGCGTGCGGCCATGGAGGCGGCGCTCGCCCGGAATCCCCGGGCGCTGGTGGTCGACCTGAGCCGCGTGGGGTTCTTCGCCTCGGCCGGTCTCTCCGCGCTGGCCTGGCTGCACGAAGCCGCCGGGAAGGCGGGCATCGACGTCGCGTTGGTGGCGACCCAGCGCAGCGTGCTGAGGCCGCTGGCGATCACCCGGGTCGACGACTTGTTCGACATCCATCGGACCGTGGACGCCGCCGTCGAGCGCTTCGGCGCGCCGGAGGTTCGCGGTCACGGCGATTAGCCGGCGGCACTCGCGCCGTTTCACGGGCCCAGCACCAAGGTGGAGAGCAGTCCCAGGCTCGCCAGCTTGCGCCGGACCGGCTCGGAGGCCACCACGCGCAACGACGTTCCCTCCGAGGCGCAGCGGCGGGCCAGTGCGACGAACGGGACGACGGCTTCCGTGGTCAGGTAGGTCACCGCCGCCAGGTCCAGGACGAGGGCGGTCGCGGGATCGGCCGCGGCGGCCGGCGCCACGATCTTCTCCGCGGCGTGCGCGTCGGCGAGGTCCCCGGCACCGCGCAGGACCAGCACGTCGGTGGCGGGATCCCCGTGGGGATCGACGACAGTACTCAAGTGCCCGTCCTCTTCCGCCGAGCAGCCTCGACGCATCTCGGCGGGAAGCACCGGGTCGCGAGCTGCGCAGCTGTCGCTTCGGGTATCTCGGGGGATTCGCCGCGCGTTACCACCCGGATGGGTACGTCCGCGCCGGAATCACCCGCCGGTCCGGTTTCCGCGACTCCCGCGTTGCCGGGCACGGGCGTGGGGCCTGGCTTAGGCTGCAGCCATGGCCGAGATCGATTCGTTGACCCCTGCCGGCGCGTTCGAGCTGCTGCTCGCGGGCAACCGGCGCTTCGTCGCCGGCACCCCGGAACACCCGAACCAGGACGCCGCCCGCCGCGCCGAGGTCACGCCCGGCCAGCGCCCGTTCGCCGTGCTGTTCGGGTGCTCCGACTCCCGGCTGGCCGCCGAGATCATCTTCGACCGCGGTCTGGGTGACCTGTTCGTCGTCCGCACCGCGGGGCACGTGGCCGGCTCCGAGGTGCTGGGCAGCATCGAATACGGCGTGGCCGTGCTGGACTGCCCGCTGGTCGTGGTCCTCGGCCACGACTCCTGCGGCGCGGTCGGCGCCGCCTCCGCCGCCTTGGAGGACGGGGTGACCCCCGGCGGGTACATCCGGGACGTCGTCGAGCGGGTGACGCCCAGCGTGCTGGCGGCCAGGGCCGCCGGGCGGGTCGAACCCGGCGAAATCCTCGCCGAACACGTCCGCCACACGGTGGACCTGCTGCTGGAGCGCTCCCGCGTGCTCGCCGACCGGGTCGACGCGGGCCAGACCGCGGTCGTCGGCCTGTGCTACCGGCTGGCCGACGGCCGCGCGGACGTGGTGGCGGCCCGCGGCCTCGACGTCACCGCCGGCTCCCCGTCCTGACCCCGGCGCCCGTCACCGGAGCTCGCGGGGCCCGGCCGCGCGGCGAAGGCGGTTGGCGATCGCGAGACCCAGCCCCTCCTCCGCCGGCAACGACGCGATGATGACGTCGCACCCCAGCTGGTCGAGCTCCCGCAGGAAGCCGTACAGCCCGCGCGCGTAGCCGGCCATCGACTCCGGAACCGCCACCACGGCGTGCGCCTTCACCGGAACGTCGGCGCAGGAGGGCGGGAGAAAGACGCCCACCTGGTGCCCCTGCTCCTGCGCGGCCTGCGCTGCGGTGGCGATCTCCCCCGGCTCGACCAGGACGACACGCGCCCGCGGGGCGTAGTGCGACGGGTGCTGCCCGGGAACCCGGATCGGACTCGCCGAACCGGTCGCCACCGGGCGCCCGAGCACCGCTTCGAGGTCCTCGGGCGTCACCCCACCGGGCCGCAGGATGCTCGGGGTGTCGCCGGTGGCGTCGACGATGGTCGACTCGACGCCCACGTCGCACGGGCCACCGTCGAGCACGAAGTCGACGGCGTCACCGAGCTCGGCCCGGACGTGCTCCGCCGTGGTCGGGCTGACCGAGCCGAAGCGGTTGGCCGAGGGCGCCGCGACACCGCCGCCGAAGGCCGACAGCAGCTCGAGCGCGACGGGGTGGGCGGGCACCCGGATGGCGACCGTCTCCAGCCCGCCGGTCGCTTCCAGCGGCACCCGGCGACCGCGGCGCAGCACGAGCGTCAGCGGCCCCGGCCAGAAGTGCCCGGCCAGCACCAGTGCCGTCTCGGGCACCTCGGCGACCCAGTCACCCAGCTGCTCGGCGCCGGCGAGGTGGACGATCAGCGGGTGGGTCGGCGGGCGGCCCTTGACCTGGAACACGCGCGCGACCGCGGCCGGGTCCTCCGCGTTGGCGCCCAGCCCGTACACCGTCTCGGTCGGGACGGCGACCAATCCCCCGGCGCGCAGCACGCCGGCCGCCTTGCCGATGTCGACGGCGTTCACTGTCACTTTCGAACCTTCCTGCTACCCGACGCTTCCGGTACCAGGGTAGATGCTGGCCGATTTCGCCGTGCTCGACGCCGCCGCGCCCGTGTCTCACAGTGTTCCGGCGAGTTCGGTCACCGCGTCGGTCAGGATGCGGTCGGCCTGGTCCAGCACCGCCTGCGGTGGTGGCGTCCGGATGTACCCGTAGAAGACCTCGACGTCGACCAGGTTGTGTCCGATGTGGACGCTGTATTCACGGCTGATCACGACCGCCGGTTTTCCGTGGAACCGTCCGGTGAACGACCGGTTGCGGATACGGGCCGGATAAGGCGACGCGGGAGCCGCTCCCGGGGTGAGGACGCCGTCGAGGTGTCCCCC
Encoded proteins:
- a CDS encoding STAS domain-containing protein, which codes for MSTVVDPHGDPATDVLVLRGAGDLADAHAAEKIVAPAAAADPATALVLDLAAVTYLTTEAVVPFVALARRCASEGTSLRVVASEPVRRKLASLGLLSTLVLGP
- a CDS encoding MarR family transcriptional regulator, with the translated sequence MNRSRRTRAADQVAEAVSDTAELLEILFERARDASPRPLSVSQVRAVVALDRYEGLNLRTLAELLGSTPPLASRLCDRLEAVGFVERLPHSRNRRELVLRLSDSGRAYLQDLRARRRESLHGVLAALTAEERDALATGLRAFQAAANRDLTEDDNRAAGL
- a CDS encoding L-threonylcarbamoyladenylate synthase; its protein translation is MTVNAVDIGKAAGVLRAGGLVAVPTETVYGLGANAEDPAAVARVFQVKGRPPTHPLIVHLAGAEQLGDWVAEVPETALVLAGHFWPGPLTLVLRRGRRVPLEATGGLETVAIRVPAHPVALELLSAFGGGVAAPSANRFGSVSPTTAEHVRAELGDAVDFVLDGGPCDVGVESTIVDATGDTPSILRPGGVTPEDLEAVLGRPVATGSASPIRVPGQHPSHYAPRARVVLVEPGEIATAAQAAQEQGHQVGVFLPPSCADVPVKAHAVVAVPESMAGYARGLYGFLRELDQLGCDVIIASLPAEEGLGLAIANRLRRAAGPRELR
- a CDS encoding Asp23/Gls24 family envelope stress response protein — protein: MTAAATKVPAQTSSSQPAAKTEGALVSAQGSTSISDVVVQKIAGLATREIPGVHALGGGAARAFSAIRERIPGATASAGQGVSVEVGEKQAAVDLQLVVEYGVSIADLSRSVRRNVITAVEQMTGLEVVEVNIHVGDLHLPSDDEGDNTDTGRVQ
- a CDS encoding STAS domain-containing protein — encoded protein: MKPGHPPMPAAAVRSIGDIAVLEVGGDVDHVVRSTLRAAMEAALARNPRALVVDLSRVGFFASAGLSALAWLHEAAGKAGIDVALVATQRSVLRPLAITRVDDLFDIHRTVDAAVERFGAPEVRGHGD
- a CDS encoding PP2C family protein-serine/threonine phosphatase, giving the protein MKTTAVDRLLREAAPHELLAVLRAVLTAGWDAQAVELLLADYGMTELQPVADLPYSRDPVPVRGTAPGVAFTGQQVRFEKTASTVTAHVPVSVRGDRLGVLAVTFATAPDPAVQLELSRIAGALAHELLVAGRDTDLYLQARRTSRLTLAAEMQWQLLPGRSCTRPEFALGGQLEPAYAVHGDSFDWSATARSLTVTLVNGTGHGVDAAMVTHLAVNAMRNARRAGVPLTAQAELTDQALHGHYDGREYVTALLLQLDLATGALDVVDTGSPRVWLLRDGDARRVSFDEQLPLGAFGDTDYLTQRLQARPGDRLVFVSDGVYDVMGPTGDLYGDAGLARAVTDTAELPAAQVPGAVLADLALRRAAGGTTDDAMVVCLDWFGPGASAPAG
- a CDS encoding carbonic anhydrase, whose translation is MAEIDSLTPAGAFELLLAGNRRFVAGTPEHPNQDAARRAEVTPGQRPFAVLFGCSDSRLAAEIIFDRGLGDLFVVRTAGHVAGSEVLGSIEYGVAVLDCPLVVVLGHDSCGAVGAASAALEDGVTPGGYIRDVVERVTPSVLAARAAGRVEPGEILAEHVRHTVDLLLERSRVLADRVDAGQTAVVGLCYRLADGRADVVAARGLDVTAGSPS
- a CDS encoding MarR family winged helix-turn-helix transcriptional regulator, producing the protein MDRSTRWQADAAAAEPADLVDSFGFLWDYARQVSEDSLPASQFRVLVVLDRHEGINLSSLAEQLGTTPPLASRLCDRLQAAGFVERTLSKHSRRELSLRLGERGRAHLNRVRARRKKHIATVLAALPPEAREALSAGLSAFRAAARRGRGVDS